CTCAGGCTCGGGTGCCGCCTCGACGACCGGAGGCGCCTCGGCAGGCGCAGGCTCGACGACGGGCGCCGGCGCGGCGACAGCCTCGACCGGTGCAACGGCTTCAACCTTCTCGGCCGGAGCCTGATCTTGCGCCGCAGCAGCCGTCGCCTCGACTGCCGTCGCTTCGCCACCTGCGGTGTCATCGCGCTTGACGAAGGTCCGCTTCTTGCGAACTTCGACCTGCACGGTGCGCGCACGACCGGTAGAGTCGGTCGCACGGATCTCGGATGTCTGTTTGCGGGTCAGAGTGATCTTGCCCTTGGATTCGACGTCGCCATGCGCACGCCGAAGATATTCGAGCAGACGCGCCTTGTCCTGCTCGGTCAGCATATCGTTCGCACCGGTCTTCACGACACCGGCACTCTTCAACTGCTCGAGCAGCGCCGCCGCCGGCATTTTCAGTTCGCCGGCAAACTGGGTCACGCTCATTTGTTCCATTACTGCCCTCCCGTCATTCTTCGAACCAGTGGGCGCGCGCAACGGAAATCAGCGCCTTGGCTCGTTCGTCGTCGATCCCGGCCATCTCAACCAGCTCGTCGACCGCGAGGTCAGCCAGGTCGTCCCGGGTGCGAATCTCATGACTCGCCAGCGTAGCGGCAAGCGCCTTGTCCATGCCATTGAGGTTCAACAGGTCGTCAGCGACGTTTTCCAGTTTTTCCTCGGTCACAATTGCTTCAGTCAGCAACACGTTGCGCGCACGGTTGCGCAACTCATTCACAGTGTCTTCGTCGAAGGACTCGATTTCGAGCATTTCGGCGAGCGGCACATAGGCAATTTCCTCAAGCGAGGAGAAACCCTCGTCGATCAGGATATCGGCCAGCTCTTCATCCACATCAAGCTTGGCCATGAAGACCGAGCGCAAACCGCCGCGCTCTTCTTCCGACTTGGCGGCCGACTCCTGCTCGCTCATCAGATTGATGGTCCAGCCGGTCAGCTCGGACGCCAGCTTGACGTTCTGCCCGTTGCGACCGATGGAGATGGCGAGATTGTTCTCGTCCACCACCACATCCATCGCGTGCGCTTCTTCGTCAACAACGATCGAAACCACTTCGGCGGGCTGCAGCGCCGAAACCACGAACTGGGCCGGGTCGGCAGACCACACGATGATGTCGATCTGTTCGCCACCGATCTCGTTACGCACGGCGGTCACGCGCGAACCACGCAGACCGACGCAGGTGCCGATCGGATCGATACGCGGATCATTCGACTTGACGGCCACCTTCGCACGCAGACCGGGGTCACGTGCGCAGGCTTTCATCTCGAGCAGGCCGTCTTCAATCTCGGGCACTTCAAGCTCGAACAGCTTCATCAGGAATTCGGGCGCGGTGCGCGACAGGATGAGTTGCGGACCCCGCGCGCCACGATCGATCTTGAGCAGATACGCCCGGACGCGGTCACCCACGCGCAGGTTCTCGCGCGGAATGTGCTGATCACGCGGCAGCACGGCTTCCATCCGGCCCACTTCGATGATCGCATTGCCCCGCTCCATGCGTTTGATCGCACCGGAAACCAGGAATTCCTTGCGTTCAAGGAAGTCGTTCAGCACCTGCTCGCGCTCGGCATCGCGAATTTTCTGCAGAATGACCTGCTTCGCAGCCTGGGCACCGATACGGCCGAAGTCGATCGGCTCGAGCGCTTCCTCGATGTAATCACCCAGCTCGACGTCGGCCTTGACCTCGCGCGCATCGATGATGCCCATCTCGGCCTCATCGTTGGTCACGTCCTCGTCGAGCATGACCACCCAGCGACGAACCGACTCGTAATCGCCGGTATCGCGATTGATGCTGACGACAACGTCGGCATCGTCATGAACGCGCTTTTTGGTCGCGGAGGCAAGCGCCGACTCGAGCGCGGCGAACACGATGTCTTTGGCAACGTTCTTTTCACGTGCCAGCGCATCCACAAGCAGCAGAATTTCGCGGCTCATTTCAGTAAAACCTCCACATCCAGAGTCTCAGAATTTCGGAACAAGGCGTGCCTTCTCGATATCAGCATAGGGCAGGCTCAGTTCGCCCTTTTCAGTCGTGAGCAGCACCTCGCCGTCACGCACACCCTGAAGCACGCCTACAAAATTTCGTTGATTGCCGATTGGCAGGGACAGTCGCAACTGGATCTCGTGCCCGGCAAAGCGCTCGAAATCAACCAGCTTCTTGAGCGGCCGATCGAGCCCCGGGGACGACACTTCGAGCCGGTCGTAATCGATATTCTCGACTTCGAAAACCCGGGTCAGCTGGTTACTGACGGTCGCGCAATCATCCACGTTGATACCACGCTCGATATCGATGAAGACGCGAAAAAGCCGCCCCTTGGGCGACAATTCAAGGTCAACCAGCTCGTACCCGAGCCCACTGACCACTTGCTCAACCAGACTTCCCAGATCCACCCGCATACTCACGCCATCCGCGACTACAAATAAAAAATGGGCAAAAAGCCCATCCCTGTTGACCCCAACCGGAGAATCGGGCTCCCCATTATTGGGAGCACCCGATAAAGCCCGCCGAGTATAGCGCGAAAAGCCCGCGACGGGCAAACCGGCACAATTCATGCACGGCATGCCCGACGGGCTGCAAACCTGGCGGATCGATCCTTACCCAAGTGGCAGGCTGTCATGCACCTCGCAGCAGTTGTTCTCGCGCGCGAACGCTCAGGCACGCGGCGCAGTGCGCCGCAACTTGGGCGGTTGCGCCTTGCCCGGCGGCCCCTGCTTTGGCGGGGGCGGCGGCAGGCCGGCAAGCTTGCACACCTCGACCTCGGGCATTTCCATCCACATCCCGCGCTTTAGCCGTGAAGGCAGTTCGACCGGACCGTAACGCACCCGTATCAGCCGGCTCACGGTGAGTCCGATCGCCTCGAACATGCGCCGGACCTCGCGATTACGCCCCTCCGAGAGCGTCACGTGATACCAGTGATTCACCCCCTCGCCACCAGCAGCCTGCAGGGAGTTGAAGCGGGCCGGACCATCGTCGAGCACAACGCCGTCAACCAGTTGACGCGCCTGCTCTTCAGTCAGCTCGCCCAGCAGACGGACCGCGTACTGCCGGTCGATCTCATAGCGCGGGTGCATCAGCTTGTTGGCGAGATCGCCATCACTGGTAAACAGCAGCAAACCCGAGGTATTGAAGTCCAGACGCCCCACTGCGAGCCAGCGCCCCTTGCGCAGGACCGGCAGGCGCTCGAACACTGTCGGGCGCCCTTCAGGGTCGTCACGCGAAACGATCTCGCCCTCGGGCTTGTGATAGATCAGAACCCGCGGCGTGCGCTGCACGAAGCGCAGCGGAATCAGCTTGCCGTTGAGCTTGACCCGGTCACCCGGCCCGATCTTCTGCCCGAGCGCTGCGGGCAGACCATTGACCGAGATACGACCTGCAACCACGAGCTCTTCGATCTCGCGGCGCGAAGCCACGCCGGCCTGAGCCAGCACCTTCTGCAGACGCTCGGGTTCGGTGAAGGTCGCCGGACCATTCTGGGCGGGACCACGGCGGCGCTCCCGCCCCGGCCCTTCGAGGGTCATGCCTTCAGGCGTACCCAGCGCGGACTTGTGCGCGTCCGGGCGCATGGCGGGACGACGGTCCTCGTCCACGAATTCATCGGGCGCGTCGCGGCGCCCACCCTGGCGGGGCTGATGCCGTCCCTGCTCAGTCGGTTTCTTGGTCGGCGGCCGCAGCGGCCGATTGGATTTGCGTGGTGTCGACAAGATCCATGATCCTTTCGATTTCAGTGAGAGCCGGCAGCTCGGTGAGGCTGCGCAGACCCATATCATCCAGGAAACGTCGCGTGGTCGCGAACAACGCCGGCCTGCCGGGCGTGTCGCGATGACCGACAACGTCGATCCATCCCCGCGATTCCAGGGTTTTCAGTACGCCAGGGGAGACCGTGACACCGCGAATATCCTCGATGTCGCCACGGGTTACCGGCTGGCGGTAGGCAATGATTGCCAATGTTTCCATGACCGCACGCGAATAACGCGGCGGTTTTTCCTCCTTCAGGCGATCCAGGTACACCTGGAATGCAGGGCGCGTCTGAAAACGCCAGCCGCCGGCCAGTTGCACCAGCTCGACGCCGCGCTCCGACGCATCCCAGTCGTTGCGCAGCTCGTCGAGCAGACGCCGCACCAGATCCGGTCCCGGATCTTCGTCGAACAGCCCGCGCAGGACGCCCACCGTCAACGGTGCGGGCGTCGCCAGCAATGCCGTTTCGATGATGCGTTTGCACAGTTCAGGCGTTGTCGCGCGATCCATCAGCCAGTTTCACGTATATCGGCGCAAAGGCCTCGTTCTGCGTGACATCGACCAGTCGTTCCTTGACCAGTTCGAGCACCGCCAAAAAGCTCACCACCAGGCCGGCCGCACCCAGCTCCGGCTCGAACAGCGTATCGAAGACCACGAAATCGCCGCCCCCCAGCTTGCGCAGGATCGACGTCATGTGCTCGCGAACGGACAGCTGCTCGCGCCCTACCCGGTGATTCTGGGTCAGCCGGGCCTTCTTCATGATGCGCAACCAGGACAGCTGCAGATCGTGCAGGCTGACCTCGGGCAGGCGCTCGACCACCTTCTCGGCGACAAACACGCTCACCCACTCGAAATCGCGCTCGACCCGCGGCATGGCATCGAGGCGCGCCGCGGCAAGTTTGGTCTGCTCGTACTCGAGCAGCCTGCGCACCAGTTCGGCGCGCGGATCTTCTTCTTCGGCATCGTCCCGCGGCGGACGCGGCAGCAGCATGCGTGACTTGATCTCGAGCAGCATCGCTGCCATCAGGAGATAGTCTGCAGCCAGATCGAGGTTGCTGGCACGCATCGCTTCGACGTACGTCAGATACTGAACCGTCAACGGCGCCATCGGAATGTCGAGAACGTTGAGGTTGGCCTTGCGGATCAGATACAGCAGCAAATCCAGCGGCCCCTCGAACGCATCAAGGATGATCTGCAGTGCGTCGGGCGGAATATACAGGTCTTTCGGCATTTCGAGCATGGGCTCGCCGTAAAGACGTGCGATTGTCGCCACATCCTCGACCGTTTCGATCGGGACCAGTGGCAGCGGCAGCGTCGCTTCAGTCATTGCGAAGCATGCGGTTCCCGACGTCGAAACTCAGCACGATCCACTCACCCGTAGCTCAAGCCCATTGCTTCGCGCACATCCCGCATCGTCTCCTGGGCAAGCTTGCGCGCGCGCTCGCAGCCATCGGCAAGAATGTTGCGCACCAGCGACGGGTCCTCGATATAGGGACGCGCACGCTCGCGCAAACCCGCCTGTTCCTTGATCACCGCATCGACAACCGGCTGCTTGCATTCGATGCAGCCGATCCCCGCACTGCGGCAGCCATTCTGCACCCAGTCGCGGGTCGATTCGTCCGAATAGACAACATGAAACTGCCACACCGGGCACTTATCCGGATCACCCGGATCGGTGCGCCGCGCACGGGCAGGATCGGTTTGCATGGTGCGTATCTTGCGCGCCACGCTGTCGTCGTCCTCGCGCAGGAAAATCGTGTTGTTGTGAGACTTCGACATCTTCTGCCCATCGAGACCCGGTATGCGCGGGGCATCGGTCAGCAGGGCGTCCGGCTCGACCAGGATCATCTTGCCGTTGCCTTCGAGGTAACCGTAGAGACGCTCACGGTCACCGAGGCTCAGGTTCTGTGTTTCCTCGAGCAAGGCCTTGGCCTGTTCGAGTGCATCCCCTTCGCCGTCCTGCTGGAAGCGGACGCGCAATTCGGCATACATGCGGGCACGCCGGGAGCCGAGCTTGCGCACCGCATCCCTGGCCTTGTCCTCGAACCCGGGCTCGCGACCGTAAAGGTGATTGAAGCGCCGCGCCACTTCGCGCGTCATCTCGACATGCGGCACCTGGTCCTCACCCACCGGCACGGTATCGGCGCGATAGATCAGGATGTCAGCCGCCTGCAGCAGGGGATAACCGAGAAAGCCGTAAGTCCCGAGATCCTTGCCACTGAGCCTGTCCTGCTGATCCTTGTAGCTCGGCACACGCTCAAGCCAGCCCAGCGGGCACATCATCGACAGCAGCAGATGCAGCTCCGCATGCTCGGGCACGCGCGACTGGATGAACAGCGTTGCCTGCGACGGATCGACGCCGGCTGCGAGCCAGTCGATCAGCATCTCCCAAACATGGTCTTCGATCACCGCCGGGGTATCGTAGGCGGTGGTCAGTGCATGCCAGTCGGCAGCGAAGAACAGGCAGGGATGCTCCTCCTGCAGCTTGACCCAGTTCTTGAGCACTCCGTGGTAATGACCGAGATGCAGACGCCCGGTCGGGCGCATGCCGGAGAGAACGCGTTCAGCGTACATGGCAGGTCTTAGATTCCGAAAATCAGGGCGAGAAAAAAGCGGAACATGGCGAGCATGGGCCCCAGAATGGCGCCCAGCAAACCGCTAAACAGCAACAGCAGAAGAATAGGAAAACCGAAGGGCTCGATGCGCGAGAAGTGCCACGCAAGGCGACCGGGCAGCAGGCTGACTGCGATGCGCCCCCCATCGAGCGGCGGAATCGGCAGCAGGTTGAGCAACATCAGCACGCCGTTGATCTGCATGCCCGCATCCGCCATTTTCATCATCGGAATGGTGAAGGCACCCTGCGGCGAGCTGATCGCAAGCTTGAACAGCAGCGCCCAGCCGATGGCCATTGCCAGGTTGGCACCCGGCCCGGCCGCCGCGACCCACAGCATGTCTGCCTTGGGGCGCCGCAAACGGCCAAAGTCGACCGGGACCGGCTTGGCCCAGCCAAAAAGAATGCCGCCTCCGCCGAACAGAACACTCAGGCCAAGGATACCTGCGGGGACCAGCACAGTACCGACCGGATCGATGTGTCGCAGGGGATTGAGCGTGATGCGCCCGGCCCGGTCTGCCGTTGGATCGCCGAAATAGCGGGCCACATAGCCATGCGCCGCTTCGTGCAGCGTAATGGCGAGCAACACCGGCAAGGCCCAGATGGCCAGATTAGATATCAGCGATTCCATGAAAGCGGGAGCACAAAGCAGCGCATTCTAGCAGAGCCGGCCCTAGTCCTCCTCAATCCCGAAGGGGGCCAGATCGCCCCGACCTGCGCGCACCAGGGTCGGGCCGCCGCCGGTGAGGTCGATCACCGTGGTTGCCTCGGGACCGCAAAAGCCCGCTTCGATGACGAGATCGACCTGTTTTTCAAGGCGATCACGAATCTCCTCGGGGTCGGTCAGGGGCAGATCTTCGTCCGGCAGCAGAAGCGTGGACGACAGCATCGGCTCGTCCAGTTCGGCAAGCAGCGCCGAGACGACCGCATGCTCTGGAACCCTCAGACCGATCGTTTTTCGCTTTGGATGCAGCAGGCGTCGGGGCAGCTCGCGCGTACCTTCGAGAATGAACGTATAGGGCCCGGGGGTCGTCGCCTTGAGCAGGCGGTACTGGGTGTTATCCACCCTGGCGTAGGTCGAGATCTCCGACAGGTCGCGGCACAGCAGGGTGAAGTGATGACGATCGTCCACACCACGGATGCGCCGGATGCGCTCAAGCAGCGAGGCGTCGCCCGTCAGCCCGCCGAGGGCGTACGCGGAATCGGTCGGAAAAGCGACGAGCCCTCCGCCGCGAATGATCTCGGCGGCCTGACGGATCAGGCGGGCCTGGGGTTGCTCCGGATGGAGCGAGAAAAATTGAGCCATATGCCTTTCTTGTTTTCAGTCGTTCAACCCAGGCGCGACCATACGGGCGTCAGGTCTGACGGAAGCGGATTGCACCGGCCGAGGTCGACCGGGCTCTCGCTCTCGCCATGAAAGTCGGAGGCGCGGGAAGCCAGCAGGTTACGCCGCCTTGCAATGCTTGCAAAACGTCGCATCTCGTCTTCGGAGTGCGCACCGGAGACCACTTCGACCGCTTCGCCCCCCGCAGCGACGAACCGATCGAACAGCTCTTCGAGCGCGGCAGTCGACAGACGGTAGCGTGCCGGATGTGCAATGACGGCAATGCCGCCCGCCTCGCGAATCCAGCCTACGGCCTCTTCGAGACTTGCCCACTCATGCTCGACGAAACCCGGCTTGCCACGTACGAGGTAATGCTCGAACACGGTCTTGACGTCGGGCATGACGCCGCTGGCCACCAGGAAACGCGCGAAATGGGCGCGGCTGACGAGGTCGGGGTTACGCGCAAACTGCCTCGCCCCGCCCAGTGCGTCGCGGATACCGGCCTTCTCGAGCGCCTCGGAGATCCGTCTTGCGCGGGCATCGCGGCCGCTTCGCACCTGCTTCAGGCCCTCGATCAGTGCCGGGTGACGGTGATCGAAGCCGAGGCCGACGATGTGAATGGTTTCTCCCGCGAACGACACCGAGATTTCGACACCATTGACGAAGCGCAGCCCCAGCTCCCCCGCCACCCGCGCCGCTTCATCGAGTCCGCCGAGTTCGTCGTGATCGGTCAGCGCGAGCAGTTCGACACCGTTGGCTGCCGCGCGGCGCACGACCGCCTCGGGTTCAAGCCAGCCGTCGGACACCGTGGAATGGCAATGCAGGTCTGCGTTCATTGAAAAGTCTCCGGTCATGCGTGTTCAGACCGCAGGAAGGCTTCAATGATCCCGGCCACCTGCTGCGGCTGATCGTGGTGCAGGTTATGCCCCGCATCCGTGATCGTCGCTACCCGGACATCCCGCAGGCACGCCTTGGCACTCTCGTGCGACTCGTCGTTCACCCCGATCCGTTGCCGCACGCTCTGATCGTCCGGCTCCAGCCACAATACCGGCGCCGACACCCGGCGCCAGCAGGCTTCGGACTCGGCTCGACGGTAAAGCACCGGGTTCACCCGTCGGTGCGCGGGATCACCCGCCAGCCTGATGCCGCCCTGCCCGTCGTCCTCACCCAGATGACGCGCCAGCCAGACGGCCTGCTCGGCAGCCAGGCGCGGATTGTCCCGGCACAGACGTGCCGCCAGGGTATCGAAATCGGCGTAGGGCCTGAACTGAGCCGGCGACCGGAGGTCGTGCAGCCATTTTTCGTAGCGGCCAGGCGCTTCTTCGGGCGAGCGGTCCACCAGACCGAAGCCGTCCATGACCACCACCCGGCCGACCCGTGACGGCCGGATGCCGGCGTACATCAGCGCCACGTTGCCACCGAGACTGTGACCGCCGAGACGCACCTCACCATTTGGCTGCAACTGCTCGAGAATGGCGTCAAGGTCGGCAAAGTAGTCCGGAAACCAGTATGCGTCGCCGCACCACTGGCTGAGACCGAATCCGCGCCAGTCGGGTGCAATGACATGCCAGTCACCCTCAAGCGCATCGACAATGAACTGAAATGACGCCGACACATCCATCCATCCGTGAAGCAGGAACAGACGAGGCGCACCTTCCCGCCCCCACTCTCGAACGTGGTAGCGCACACCCCGGACTTCGAGGAAACGGCTTCGGCTTGATTTCATGCTGCGATGATAGCAAATGACGCCCCGCTCATCGCACGCAGGCGACGTCGCTTCGATATACTTCGCGCCATGTTCGCCCACCCATTCCGGCTTGCAGCGCTCGCCTTCGCCTATACCCTCGCCGGCTGGCTTGCGCTTCAGCTTGCCGTCCCGCCCGGCTATGCAGCCCCCTTCTATCCGGCAGCAGGCATTGCACTCACCGGCCTGCTGATTTTCGGCCACCGGCTCTGGCCCGCGATTTTTCTCGGCTCCCTGCTGGTCAACCTGAACGCGCAGATGCAGAGCGGTGGGCCAGAGTCCATCGGGTGGACGCTTGCGCTCGTGCCCTTTGGCGCCGTAATCCAGGCCGTATTCGGCGCATGGCTGGCACAGCGACTGATCGGCTTTCCGAATCCGCTGGGATCCCCGCGCCAGATCCTGCGCTTTCTCGGCGTGGTTGCGCCGGCAAGCAGTCTGATCAGCCCATCTCTGGCCATACCGCTGCTGTATGCCTCAGGCACCATTGGTGCTGACGATATTGCCTTCAGCTGGTGGAACTGGTGGATCGGCGACACCATGGGCGTCATCATCGCCGCCCCGGTGATGTTCGTGCTCTTTGGTCAGCCGGCCGAAGACTGGCGCTCGCGCAGACTTGGTGTCATCGTGCCCCTTGGCATCGCCATCGCCCTGCTTGCCTTCGCGTTTCACAATGTCCGCAACTGGGAAGCCCTGCGAGTGCAGACCCAGTTCAACCGCGATGTCGAGCACGTCGCCAGCGGAGTGCGAAAACGCCTCGAAGTGCAGATCGACATGATGCAGTCGATCGAGCGCCTGATGGTCGTCAGTGAAGAGGTCACCCGTGCCGAGTTTCATGATTTCGTCACCCCATGGCTCAAGCGCTACCCCGGGACACAGAACTTCGGCTGGAATCCGCTCGTCCGCCATGCCGAAAGAATGCGCTTCGAGCAGTCAGTCCGGAACACGGGCCAGCGTGACTTCCGGATTCTCGGACGTGACGCCGAAGGGCGCACCTTTCCTGCGCTGAAAGCCGAGGAGTACTTCCCGATTACCTTTGTCGAACCGCTGGCCGCCAACCTGAGCGCGCTCGGTCTCGACCCGGCGTCCCTGCCGACGACCGCCAGAGCGATTGATGCGTCGCGCCGCACCGGAATGCCGGTTGCCTCGGAGGCGATCCGCCTGGTGCAGGAGGAACAGGTTCAGCGCGGCGTTGTCGTCTATCTCGCGGCATTTGGAAAAACGACGGGCCCTGATCAGCCACGGCCACTGCTAGGGGTCGTTTCCGGCGCCTTCCGCATGGACGACTCAATGACCACGGCGCGAGAGCTGGCAAAACGCACGGGTATCGAACTGTGCCTGATCGATGCCGACGGCAGCCCCGACAATCGCCGCCTCTCCGGCGCGGCCGGTTGCGAAACCGACGCCTGGCTCCACAAGGGGGTGCGCCGCGCACTGCCCATCCTGTTTGCTGGGCGCAACTGGGAGCTGCGCCTGAGCGCGACGCCCGAGTACATCGCCGGAATGCGCAGTTGGGCCGCGTGGAGCACCGTTGCCGTGGGGCTGCTCGCGATCGGCATGCTGGGCGCCTTTCTGCTGATCACGACGGGAAACACCCGGCGCATTGCGCGCCTGGTCGATCGGCGCACCGAAGAACTTAAAACCGCAAGCGACAGCCTTCGCGCCCAGCAGGACGCACTCGCCGAAGCACAGCGCATCGCCCGGCTGGGTAGCTGGGAGGTCGGCAGCGACGGCAGAACCCTGCAGGTTTCGGGAGAGCTCCATCAGGTCCTGAACTGCGACGCGGCAACGCTTCGCACGCTCACCGACCTCGTTGCCTGCGTCGAGGAGTCCGACCGCGAACGACTGCAGGCCGCAATCGCCCGGGCGACCGAAACAGCCGGGCGGGTCACGCTCGACTGCGACCTTGGCGCATCACCGGGTCATGTACTCCAGTTCCAGATCGAAAGCACCCCGGAAGCCGACAGCCGGCACCACCTGAGAGGCACTGTCCAGGACGTCAGTGCCGAGCGAGAGGCAGAAGCCCATATTCAATACCTCGCTCATTTCGACCCACTCACCGGGCTACCGAATCGCAGCGCCTGGATGAATCAGGCGCAAACGGCGCTGATCTCGGCACACCGCAACGGCGACCTCCTGGGCATCCTGTTCCTCGACCTCGACAACTTCAAGACCGTCAATGACTCGCTCGGCCACCCCGTCGGCGACCGGCTGCTGGCAGCCGTTGCGCGGCGCCTGGCCGGGTGCCTGCGCGAAGAGGACATTCTTGCCCGCCTTGGTGGTGACGAGTTCGTCGCCCTGCTGCCACGCCTGCCTCACTCGGACGATGCCGCACAGGTCGCGCGCAAGCTGATTGAAGTGCTCGCAGCCCCGATTCACATCGACGATCACGAACTGTCCACATCGGTCAGCATCGGCATCGCCCTCTCCCCGGCCGACGGCGAGGACGTAGACACCCTGCTCAAGCATGCGGATACGGCGATGTACGGCGCCAAGGCCGCGGGCCGCAATCAATACGAGTTCTTTGTGCCCGACATGAACGCGCGCGCGTTCGAGCGGCTCATGCTGGAGAACGCGTTGCGGCGGGGTATCGAGCGCAATGAGCTGGTGCTGCACTATCAGCCGCAGATCGAAGCCCGCAGTGGGCAGGTCAACGGATGTGAGGCGCTGGTGCGCTGGAACCATCCCGATCTCGGCCTGGTGCCGCCGCTGCAGTTCATCCCCGTTGCGGAAGACTCCGGCCTGATCGGGCCGCTTGGTGAATGGGTGCTGCGCGAGGCCTGCCGCCAGCAGGCGCAATGGCAAAACAGCTCGATGAGCGAGCTGCGGATGGCGATCAACATATCCGCCCTTCAGTTCCTCAAGCCCGACTTCGTCGATACGGTGAAACGCGCGCTTGCCGACACCGGCGCAAATCCGCAGCGGATCGAACTCGAGATTACCGAAAGCGCGCTGATGCAGCCGGGTACAGCACTGACCGGACGGCTGCTGCAGTTGCGCGACATGGGGCTGACGCTGGCGCTGGACGATTTCGGCACCGGCTACTCCTGCCTGGCCTATCTGAAGCGCCTGCCGATCCGGCGCCTGAAGATCGACCATTCCTTCGTCAGGGACCTGCCCGGCGACCAGGAAGACGCCGCGGTGACCTCTGCCACACTGTCGCTGGCGCGTGACCTCGGCCTCGAAGTGGTTGCCGAAGGCGTCGAAACCGTCGAGCAGCGTGACTACCTGCTTGCCCGCGGTTGCCATTCACTGCAGGGCTTCATGTATTCCAGGCCGCTCACCATCGCGGACTTCGAAGCCTGGACCGAAGCCAGACGGCAGCCGGCCTGAACGAAAAAATGCCCGCGCCGGCAAACCGGGCGGGCACTTCGGCATGGGGTTCAGGCGGACACGATCGCGCGTCCGCCCTGCTCCATCCTACTGCATGCGCGAGAACACGATCTGTCCGTTCTCGATGTCTGCCCGGATGCGGTCCTCTGCACCGAACTGACCTTCGAGAATGGCCCTCGCCAGCGGATTCTCGATCCGCTCCTGAATCGCCCGCTTCAGCGGACGCGCGCCAAACACCGGATCGAAGCCCGCCGAGGCAATGTCGGCCAGTGCCGCATCGCTGACCTCGAGCTTCATCTCCAGACGCGCCAGACGCTTCTCGAGATACTGCAGCTGGATCTTCGCAATGCCGGCGATGTTCTTCTCGTCGAGCGAGTGGAACACGACGACCTCGTCGATCCGGTTGATGAACTCGGGGCGGAAGAAGGTCTTCACCTCGGCCATCACCGCCAGCTTGACCACACCGTAGTCGCTGCCCGCCATCTGCTGGATCATCTGGCTGCCGAGGTTGGACGTCATCACGATCACCGTGTTCTTGAAGTCCACCGTGCGCCCCTGCCCATCGGTCATGCGGCCGTCGTCGAGCACCTGCAGCAGCACGTTGAACACGTCCGGATGCGCCTTCTCGACCTCATCGAACAGGATCACGCTATAGGGCTTGCGCCGCACCTGCTCGGTCAGATAGCCGCCTTCCTCGTAGCCAACGTATCCCGGCGGGGCACCGATCAGACGCGCCACCGAGTGCTTCTCCATGAATTCGCTCATGTCGATGCGGACCAGATGCTCCTCGGAATCAAACAGGAACTCGGCCAGCGACTTGCACAGCTCGGTCTTGCCCACCCCGGTCGGGCCAAGGAACAGGAAGGAGCCATAGGGCCGGTTCTCATCCGACAGACCGGCGCGGGAACGACGGATCGCATCCGAAACCAGATGCACCGCCTCGTCCTGCCCCACCACCCGGGCGTGAAGACGCTCTTCCATCTTGAGCAGCTTCTCGCGCTCGCCCTG
This genomic interval from Parazoarcus communis contains the following:
- the nusA gene encoding transcription termination factor NusA — its product is MSREILLLVDALAREKNVAKDIVFAALESALASATKKRVHDDADVVVSINRDTGDYESVRRWVVMLDEDVTNDEAEMGIIDAREVKADVELGDYIEEALEPIDFGRIGAQAAKQVILQKIRDAEREQVLNDFLERKEFLVSGAIKRMERGNAIIEVGRMEAVLPRDQHIPRENLRVGDRVRAYLLKIDRGARGPQLILSRTAPEFLMKLFELEVPEIEDGLLEMKACARDPGLRAKVAVKSNDPRIDPIGTCVGLRGSRVTAVRNEIGGEQIDIIVWSADPAQFVVSALQPAEVVSIVVDEEAHAMDVVVDENNLAISIGRNGQNVKLASELTGWTINLMSEQESAAKSEEERGGLRSVFMAKLDVDEELADILIDEGFSSLEEIAYVPLAEMLEIESFDEDTVNELRNRARNVLLTEAIVTEEKLENVADDLLNLNGMDKALAATLASHEIRTRDDLADLAVDELVEMAGIDDERAKALISVARAHWFEE
- a CDS encoding tryptophan--tRNA ligase encodes the protein MYAERVLSGMRPTGRLHLGHYHGVLKNWVKLQEEHPCLFFAADWHALTTAYDTPAVIEDHVWEMLIDWLAAGVDPSQATLFIQSRVPEHAELHLLLSMMCPLGWLERVPSYKDQQDRLSGKDLGTYGFLGYPLLQAADILIYRADTVPVGEDQVPHVEMTREVARRFNHLYGREPGFEDKARDAVRKLGSRRARMYAELRVRFQQDGEGDALEQAKALLEETQNLSLGDRERLYGYLEGNGKMILVEPDALLTDAPRIPGLDGQKMSKSHNNTIFLREDDDSVARKIRTMQTDPARARRTDPGDPDKCPVWQFHVVYSDESTRDWVQNGCRSAGIGCIECKQPVVDAVIKEQAGLRERARPYIEDPSLVRNILADGCERARKLAQETMRDVREAMGLSYG
- the rimP gene encoding ribosome maturation factor RimP, with translation MRVDLGSLVEQVVSGLGYELVDLELSPKGRLFRVFIDIERGINVDDCATVSNQLTRVFEVENIDYDRLEVSSPGLDRPLKKLVDFERFAGHEIQLRLSLPIGNQRNFVGVLQGVRDGEVLLTTEKGELSLPYADIEKARLVPKF
- the rluB gene encoding 23S rRNA pseudouridine(2605) synthase RluB; translation: MSTPRKSNRPLRPPTKKPTEQGRHQPRQGGRRDAPDEFVDEDRRPAMRPDAHKSALGTPEGMTLEGPGRERRRGPAQNGPATFTEPERLQKVLAQAGVASRREIEELVVAGRISVNGLPAALGQKIGPGDRVKLNGKLIPLRFVQRTPRVLIYHKPEGEIVSRDDPEGRPTVFERLPVLRKGRWLAVGRLDFNTSGLLLFTSDGDLANKLMHPRYEIDRQYAVRLLGELTEEQARQLVDGVVLDDGPARFNSLQAAGGEGVNHWYHVTLSEGRNREVRRMFEAIGLTVSRLIRVRYGPVELPSRLKRGMWMEMPEVEVCKLAGLPPPPPKQGPPGKAQPPKLRRTAPRA
- a CDS encoding segregation and condensation protein A — its product is MTEATLPLPLVPIETVEDVATIARLYGEPMLEMPKDLYIPPDALQIILDAFEGPLDLLLYLIRKANLNVLDIPMAPLTVQYLTYVEAMRASNLDLAADYLLMAAMLLEIKSRMLLPRPPRDDAEEEDPRAELVRRLLEYEQTKLAAARLDAMPRVERDFEWVSVFVAEKVVERLPEVSLHDLQLSWLRIMKKARLTQNHRVGREQLSVREHMTSILRKLGGGDFVVFDTLFEPELGAAGLVVSFLAVLELVKERLVDVTQNEAFAPIYVKLADGSRDNA
- the scpB gene encoding SMC-Scp complex subunit ScpB, producing MDRATTPELCKRIIETALLATPAPLTVGVLRGLFDEDPGPDLVRRLLDELRNDWDASERGVELVQLAGGWRFQTRPAFQVYLDRLKEEKPPRYSRAVMETLAIIAYRQPVTRGDIEDIRGVTVSPGVLKTLESRGWIDVVGHRDTPGRPALFATTRRFLDDMGLRSLTELPALTEIERIMDLVDTTQIQSAAAAADQETD